CACCTTATAGATAATCGATCCTCAAAGGTGTAGGTGGCAAAAAGATTAAGTTACCATGTGCATTTAGAAAATCCAGAACAAAATCCTTAATTCAATGCAGAGAAAGAAGGGCAAGGAGGGGAGCTGGATGGCCATCAAAGTATATCTTTTGTTACAAATTAATTGGAGGTTACTTTGAAAGATGTGGACTTCCCCTATATTTGATCAAGCTCAAATGATTGAGCAACTTATCTCTTGTAGGGAGTACAGGTTTCCCGGGTACTAAATACTACTCGATTCTAATGGGACTATCCGTACTCGTCTCCGGGAAACTCCAAATAAGCTGTGTACAGAGTTTTAATTTTTCTACaaaaatattatcaattgaGCACTTATAGATCAACAGAGAGCATCCCTGTGAGTGCATCATGGATCTGCCACTACTTTGGAGAACTACAATTAAGACACCAAGAACTTGATTCAAAGTTCTTAGCAAAAAGAGCCTGTGAAACGTATCTTCTCTGAAATTAGCTTAGAagtttttctaaaataaaaaaagttcatTCGTATGAACATCAGAACTGGTGATAATATATAAGATTGTGTCAAACATCTATTTGTTTAATCAACTAGATATGccagaaaagagaaaaaaaggcAAACTAGCTCATGGAGAACCGCCAGAAAATTCTTTTTAGAGCTTATGTTGAATTTTGACTTCAGTTATATAGAATAAACCCTAACTGAATATTGCAGTGCCTAATTGAATTCATTAGAATAAACTACATCAAGCAATTAATTCAAAGATAACTAGTTGATAAACCCTTGTTCATATTTTCAATGACTGACAATTGATGCTGACAAAATGAACAACATAGTCCAGTTTGATTTAAGTATTCCATTGTTTCGTTTTGATTCTTTCCAGAAAAGAATTAAACAGAGCAATGCATCTTACTTATTTTAAGCATGATATTGCTTGTAGAAGCACTAGATCAAAATCATAAAATACCAATGCTGTGACATAATAAGCCAATTGATCAGAAAAATAAGTTTGTACAGCTAGTGATCCAACTGATGAAACCAAAAATACTGGCAATCATGCATGGGGAACATGATAAGGTGATTACCAATAAGGTTTTGTTCTCAATAAGCATAATCCTGCCGCAGTTAGTAAGTTTCATGGAAGTCACTAATCGCTTAATTTGCCAATTAATGGATACAGAATCAACCAGCTCAAAGAAATAAGTTGCATAGCCATATTCAGGACGTTCCAGCACTATTCTGCATTCAAACAAACTTCATTGCAAATGGTCGCCAATATAATGATCACAAACAAATCTAAATACAAGATTTGTACAAACTACCTGTTATGCTTTTCAAAGACAAATATAAACGACTGGAGATCTCGGCACCAACCCCATTCAGCAGGCCAATTACGGAACCGTAGATAACGTGTCTGAAAAAGACAAATCACTGGTGAATAATCATTTAAAATATTCCATGAACATATGGAGCTCTCACAAATCTAGTGTCATCGTTTTCAGATCCGTAGTACAAGAAACTTATTACCTGCTCCACAAGTGAGAATAGACAAGGCAAGCAATAACTGGGTTTTGAACCCTTAGTGCACCTAAAAGGAGCAAACTTTAATAAAGAGTCCCTCTGATGAAATATCTGAAATTCAGAAACAAAAGAATATGCTAACATTAGTGACAAGTATGAATTTCCAgttttttcagaaaaaaaaagtatgaaTTTGCAGAAAACTATAAAGTTATCTAAATTCTGAACATAACAAAACTTAATCCATCAATTTTTTCAGTAGTTCCTTTCCAGGAGCACATCATTTAATTGGTAGATATTCCCTCACATTTTTACAAGGTCataaaaagtttataaaactaTCAGAAACAAGTGGAATATTAGCCAAGAGGGGAAGacgaaaggaaagaaaaaccaAAGAAAACGTCAACCACAAAAATGTATCAATTAGCAGCATCAACCTTTGATATCACAGACTCAAGATCCGCAAAGCCATTTTCAGTGAATGATTCATCAATAGGTTCATCGCTATCTGTCTCTCCATAGAGCTTAATTTCATCAATTGACACCCCTTTTTCAACTAAAACCTGCCAAATACTATGTTCAGAAAGAGCATAAACTAATTCatggaaaaagagaaaagcaaaCATCCATTACCTGTAGCAGTCCAGGAGCATCTTCgtctagagctgtttcaattgaaTCACTGCAGTTCATTTTCCCAAGTAAATCATCCCATTAAACTAAATAATATAAAAGGAAAATTGAAAGGGAAAGAACAAAACACAGAAAAGCATAGAGAAGATATTACGTAGCAGTCTTCTTCCTTTTTCGTGGACGGTTGATTTTTATTGTGTTTGAAGCTTCAATGAAACCATGGCCATTCTCAAAAGATGAAGGAAGAACTTTTGGCAAGCCTTCAAAATTCCCTGGAGTATTTAATTCAGAATCCACTGTACGTAGCTTCATCCGGTCTCCCAATCGCATGTCAACATTCTTGTCTCCACTGAGTTCATGAACAAAATCAGGTTCGCTCTTCACATGTACCTTGTCAAACGAGAAGTTTTTAATAGCATCCATGCCTAGGCCATGCATTGTGTTATTATCCAATGGTTCAGCCTTCACTTTGACCAAGGTCAACAAAGTTGAATCAGATGTGTGACTTGTGCTTGTTGACATGTTATCAAGTGGACCACATGAACTTAAACCCAGAGGTTTTCCCTAAGATTAGAACACATTCAACACAAGCTTTCAGCAGCAAAAATATGTTGGGGTATCCATTACAAATACTGATCGCCATTAGAACAATAATTCTAAAGACGCAATAAGTTTGAGAGTGAGACACACTGACCCACACATAAAAGATAACAAATCCatttatatatgtttaatatGATTTACAAAACATCAATAAGTAACTTACTAACTtcatatataattttaccaagGCACTGCACATGGATAACCGCTAATATTCCAAGCAAAGAAGCTCGCCATATTATGTACTGTAGATAGCATTATACTATCCTTGTATTCAAATGATAGGAAAAAGAAAGCCGGATGATGAAGACAAAGCAACAATTTGTAAATACAATTTGCAGAAATAAGCTTAATTCACATCATTCAAATGTTTCTGTCATAAGAATCCTAAACGAGTCAAAGAATAGTTTTCACCTATTTATCACGACATCATCCAAAAGGGTATCAACCTCAATGCCAAGTCAACCTTAAGGTTTACTCTTTTGCAAGTGCAACACCAGAACATAATACATAAAGATCAAGAAGTCATCCTATAAAAGTACAAAATGTAACCCACACAAAATGCTAAACACTAAACACTAAACATTCCATGGGAAGACAGATATGCAGAGAAAACTTTTTCTTATATAACCACTTTAGCCAAATGTAATGCATTGATCAACAAGCacaaatgtaaaaaatataattataaattaccaaaaagaaatttttttaaaaaaaggtaAGGGAAGGAGAACTCAAAAGCATCTAATATATGTCATAACCTTATAGTTCAGGCTCCGAAACTAGAAAAGGAAGGAGCCTCTCTTGGCTACTTTTACAGCTTTCTTCATGAAGAAACCATGAAAAAACAAATCTTTCTAAAAAGAATGCAATAGTTGTTGCAAAAGACAATATGGATGATTTAAAACTATGATTCATATATGTTCCAGCACTCTTCCAATATTTACAAAATGTAACAttcttaaattattaaaaaaatgacaACCACCTCGGCAATTGGATTTCCGGTCACCGATATTTTCCTgcaaagtaaaaaaagaaaCTGAGAATAAAGCAAAACATAAGAGATAAGTAGGCAAAATTGCATTGCTTTTTTGGGTTTACAGCGCCAAAATTTggcatatattattaaagaaataCCTTGATAGCAGCATTCGAAGCCGCTCCTTCAGTACCATGTGATCGAGATACTCTACAAACTCATTTGAGATGCTACTCTCAAGTTTCAGTGCTTGCACATCATCACCAACAGAGCCAATGATGCTGCATCCTACGGATCTCTGAAAGTAATCAATCCCTAATTTTATTTTTGCAGTTTTCAATCTGTTGGATCTTGGATTAATGCACAACATGACTACTATCAAATAACATCAACATTTTACCTAAACATATCACCTGATCTGGCAGAATCTTTGTATTTACTTTAGCATCATGGCCGTTACAAACTTCTGACATAGCTAGTTCTGGGTGGGAAGTACCATTTTGTAAGCAGTTATCAACGACAACATTATCCATGTGAAATTTATCATATGCATCTACAGAATCAACTCCCAGAGAAATGTTAGTTTCATAACTTTGTGGTTGCACTGTCTGCTGACCCATCTTTTTATTGGCAGGCGAAACAGTAGAAGGAATAGACGAAACACCCTATAATGTAGACATTTTATAGTAAGAAAAAATTTCAGAAGGTAAAATTTTAGAGGTACCAGAATAGCCATTTCATAGACAATTTTATTCTACATATACCTTCTCCAGAAATCCTAGGCAACTTCAACTATTGTTGCAACTACTTGCGTTGTGTTCATCAAGACTTGGGAATAAATTATGTTGTTTCTGAACTTAATAGTTAAGCTACATTGCACTAGAATAGTAGTGTTGTATTGATCAACTTCTACAAATATGTTCAACAAGACTTGGGAATGTATTATGTTGTTTCTGGACGTAATAGTTAAGTTACCTACTCATTAGGGCTGAGTCTCATTCTCATAAACCCTCTTGTTATAACATGCCATCAGATGTAACATAACTAGCAATTAGGGTATCACTAAGAATTATTGGagagttataaaaaaaaaaggtaagatGTTGAGTAACTAGGGTTGTACAAAGAGTTAAAATCTTGGACCAAAatgaaacaagaaaatgaaattatttGGGGTTGTTTCTCGTGCACAATTTGAATTTGTAAATGTAATGCATTTTGGCACATGACATATTAGGTTTTTCAATGGAATTATCAAGAGATGCCGTAAACAGGGTGAAAAGAAGAGTAACTCTGTAAATGTTAGAATCAGAATGCAAGCGACACTAAAATTACCTGTGAATCGCAATGCTTGTCTTCCTTATCAATTACGTTCAAGTGAGACCTGCACACCCAAAAAACAAATGGAAACTACGTTGGCAACAAATTGAAAACTCAAGTAATAATACAGAGTTTCAAAAAAGAATGACTCACGCTGGTTCACTGTTAGCAGATAATGAAGTCCGCTTCGTTGTCTTTAGCAGCTTTAGCCGGTGAACAAACGGAACGTTGTCGAGCTCGCTGGACCAATCAGTGTCATGAGCTTCATCCTCAGCTTTCATCCGAAATCCACTAGAACCGCACAATTGATATCTCATcctaaattgaatcagtttttATTCCAGATTTCTTGCAATTCCAGAGGGTAATCCACAATCAACCATGCTCTTCGTAAAAATAAGGACAACAAGAGAAAAGGGACAACAATTTGAAAAAAAGATGCAATGGTTTAAAAACCCGCTTCATAACTGGTTCAATAGTTCATTGTTTGAACCGGTTGAACCAGAATGGCTCAACCTGATAATGTTATATAtaccaataaataaatatatcttCAAATATAAGTACTTgaatttttaaacttttttttatataaacttagagggtgtttgttttagcttttcaaATCGCAGTAAATATAGCGTttagttaggtttatataaccgtagcgtttagcattttctctgaaaactgcagcgttttggagcgtttcacgaaaagctcctatttggagcttttcataaacagttgtttgtagttagttgttattgacagaattatccttcttatttccacaaaatatattttattttttaaaattatttatatttctacaacataattactggaagaacaatgttttgttgcgttcaataaattttttattttttatatacattatttttattaatttgtgtaacacattttttattttataataggataaagtgcaaaaatacccctaacatttatagctatgagcaattttacctttaacatctaaaatgatgcaattatatCCCTAAAtttggcagccaaaagcaattttatccataacattgacatgggtcaattttagaaataatttatcaaactgtcttcttggtcatgaatattgtcatctacacttcacatgtgcacaaTTTTATAATCGTTAGTAACAGattacaaacatatgattagacgtgaaatttttttaagaaaaaagatATTGTTTTTGTacgagtttgacaaaaaaaaattcaaatattttgctGAATTtacaaatattaattttcaattttattattaaatcacacaaAAATATgatatcttttttttagaactactgacatgtgcaattggtgtagaataagaaataaaatagctATGTTTTCTAATAGTATCTGAAATCAACCTAACTTGCCAATATTAGGAGTAAATTTGCTTTTAGCGgctaacgttatgggtaaaattgcatcattttaaacgttaagggtaaaattattcctagttgtaaacgttatgggcattttttcacatttttccttttataatttcatcgttgattaatttaaaacatgtccattttagacatttcaaATCCGAACATcaacaattcaatataattttatcaaatactagtaattaaacagctaataacaaacagttaacagcttactgcaactgcaaacagctaacagcaaccgcaacagctattagctaacagccgAACCAAACATGCCCTAGTTTGAACtcttgcatatatatatatatatatatatatatatggaagagtTTTCAATGGGGAGTCTCCACCCATGAGGACTAATATATTCTTATTAAATGACTTGTTATAGCAGGTTACCAATAGATTATCAGGTCATTTAAAAGATATATTTCTCTCTCCATAATAAAACCaaaattacatatttctctcttattaattatcacatttttttttggacTAAATCCTTATCTCTCTCAAGACATCTCTCTATTTACTTCATTAtgtacgtttttttttttaacttgttCCTCTTGTTTCCTCTTCCCTGTACATAAATGGCACCAACCTAAAAttgtaaaatgtaaaattgtaaAATTCCACATAAATGGCACCAACCTACATCTCCCTACTTTTGTTTAGGTGTTTCAAATTAAATactattaaaatgtaaaattgtatattaaagaacaaaaaaaacgtCAAAGGCCCTTTGGCCATTgataatttattttcaattttgagataaaaaaagaTTTTCCTTTAGTAGTCTTAGTTGCTTGATTTCCCATATTTATctcaatttcaaaataattgtcacatttatttcttttttttaacaaaaaaaaacaaatgtgacaattattttgaaattgagAGTATAAACTATTTAGATAACCCAAATTTAGCTAGCCAACAAACTtgaaaaaagaaacaaagaaaaaagataaaaaaataaaataactaaaacgttatgttacattacgttacgctAAATTAAGTTACATTAGGTTACTTTATGTTAAGATACGTTACGTTAGGTCACGTTAAGTTACATTTTAGGATTAGAGTTAGGGCccgtttggttgctccttttcatgctCCTATTtaccttttcatttcaaaatggagagttttaggtgtttggttagtgacctcttaTTTGCCTTACGAGGCTAAGGATTTATAAactgagcttatatttattaatgtcacgttaagttacattacgttaggtaacgttaagttatgttacattatgtcacgttaagttacgttacatcacattaagttacagtatgttacattAAGTTACAAtacattacgttacattatattAGGAATGCTAAGCTCAATTATTATTTAGGTTACGTTACATTAGGGATTGACAGCTCAATCACTGTTTATAGAGAAATGCATCACTAAAACCCACACTTTAATTTAATCCTCTTTCTACATGTAATCTCGGAACTAAGTtaagcttacaatcctaatgaTTTACAAGTTGAGCTtccaatcctaaggatttacaagTTCAGCTTACAATAAGGATCTATAGATTGAGCTTATAATTTTAAGGATTTATAGATTGAGCTTATAATcctaagaatttataaattgagcttatattatTTACGTTACATTACGGATTTTAAGctcaataattatttataaataaatgaaagtttaaagaaataaaaaaactaaggatttacaaattgagcttgtAATCCTCATTTGAAttgttaagttacattacgttatgttacattacgttatgttatattatgttacattatgttacattacactATATTagattacgttacgttacgttatgttacgttacagttaAGTGAGCGGCTCGATAAGCTGAgtgaggtttcagtttagtaatatttcagattagtgatgtttcagttaagtgatgtttcagtttaatgatgCTTTGGTTCAGTGATTTTTTGATTCattgatattcagtttagtaatatttcagttccgtgatatttcagttcattaatgtttcattttagtaatatttcagttcagtgatgtttcagttcagtaatgtttcagttcaataatgttttagttgagtgatgtttcagtttagtaacgtttcagtttagtaatgtttcagttcagtaatgtttcagttgagtgatgtttcagttcagtaatgtttcggtttagtaatgtttgagttcagtaatgtttcaatttagtaatttttgagttcagtaatgtttcagtttaataatgttttaattcagtaatgtttcagttcagtcatgtttcagttcagtaatatttcagttgagtgatgtttcagttcagtaatgttcagtttagtaatgtttcagttcagtaatgtttgagtttagtaatattttagttcagtgatgtttcaatttagtaatgttgagtgatgtttcagtttagtagtttagtaatgtttgagttcagtaatgtttcagttgagtgatgtttcagttcagtaatgtttcagtttagtaatctttgagttcggtgatgtttcagtttagtaatgttttaattgagtaatgtttcagttcagtcatatttcagttcagtaatgtttcagttgaatgatgtttcagttcaataatgtttcaatttagtaatgtttcagttcagtaatgtttgagtttagtaatggttcagttcagtgatgtttcaattcagtaatgtttcagtttagtaattttttagttcactaatgtttcattttaatgatgtttcatttcagtatcatttcagttcagtaaaatttcagttcaataatgtttcagtttagtaatgtttcaattcgacaatgtttcagttcagtgatgtttcagttcagtaatatttcagttgggccaggtttcaatttagtaatattttagttaagtgatgcttcagttaagtgatgtttcagttcagtgatgtttctgttaagtgatgttttagttctgtgatgtttcagttcagtgatgttttggtttagtgatgttttggttTAGAGatatttagtttagtaatatttcagtttagtgatgtttcagtacagtaatatttcagttaagtgttatttcagttcagtgatgtttttgttgagtgatgtttctgttgagtgatgtttcagttcagtaatattttagttcaatgatgttttagttcagtaatatttcaattcaataatatttcagttcagtaatatttcagtttagtaatgtttcaattcaatagtatttcaattcaataatgtttcaaattcagtaatgtttcagttcagtaatgtttgagtttattaatgtttcagttcagtgatgtttcagtttaatgatgtttcagtttaataatctttgagtttagtaatgtttcagttcattgatctttcagttcagtaatattttagttcagtgatgtttcagttcagtgatgtttctattgagtgatgtttcagttcagtaatgtttcagttgagtgatgtttcagtttagtaatgtttcagtttggtaatgttttagttaaataatatttcagttgagtgatgtttcagtttagtaacttTTCAGTTtactaatgtttcagttgagtgatgtttcagtttagtaatgtctcagttcagtgatgtttcagtttagtaatatttgagcttagtaatgttttagttcagtgatgtttcagtttaataatcttccagtttagtaatctttgagttcaataatgtttcagttcagtaatatttcagtgaTGTGATGTTTCTAtaaagtgatgtttcagttgagtaatatttcagttcagtgatgatttagttcaataatatttcagttcaatattgtttcagttcagtaatgtttcagtatagtaatgtttcaattc
The DNA window shown above is from Euphorbia lathyris chromosome 1, ddEupLath1.1, whole genome shotgun sequence and carries:
- the LOC136202316 gene encoding uncharacterized protein isoform X2, producing MRYQLCGSSGFRMKAEDEAHDTDWSSELDNVPFVHRLKLLKTTKRTSLSANSEPASHLNVIDKEDKHCDSQGVSSIPSTVSPANKKMGQQTVQPQSYETNISLGVDSVDAYDKFHMDNVVVDNCLQNGTSHPELAMSEVCNGHDAKVNTKILPDQRSVGCSIIGSVGDDVQALKLESSISNEFVEYLDHMVLKERLRMLLSRKISVTGNPIAEGKPLGLSSCGPLDNMSTSTSHTSDSTLLTLVKVKAEPLDNNTMHGLGMDAIKNFSFDKVHVKSEPDFVHELSGDKNVDMRLGDRMKLRTVDSELNTPGNFEGLPKVLPSSFENGHGFIEASNTIKINRPRKRKKTATDSIETALDEDAPGLLQVLVEKGVSIDEIKLYGETDSDEPIDESFTENGFADLESVISKIFHQRDSLLKFAPFRCTKGSKPSYCLPCLFSLVEQTRYLRFRNWPAEWGWCRDLQSFIFVFEKHNRIVLERPEYGYATYFFELVDSVSINWQIKRLVTSMKLTNCGRIMLIENKTLLVGEDISEGEAEVLMQYGWTPNSGLGTMLNYCDRVVHDRKNEEREISEWRSKIGKLLMAGYNGGSIISSTIPAKAVDDESPEIKVEL
- the LOC136202316 gene encoding uncharacterized protein isoform X1, which encodes MRYQLCGSSGFRMKAEDEAHDTDWSSELDNVPFVHRLKLLKTTKRTSLSANSEPASHLNVIDKEDKHCDSQGVSSIPSTVSPANKKMGQQTVQPQSYETNISLGVDSVDAYDKFHMDNVVVDNCLQNGTSHPELAMSEVCNGHDAKVNTKILPDQVICLGIDYFQRSVGCSIIGSVGDDVQALKLESSISNEFVEYLDHMVLKERLRMLLSRKISVTGNPIAEGKPLGLSSCGPLDNMSTSTSHTSDSTLLTLVKVKAEPLDNNTMHGLGMDAIKNFSFDKVHVKSEPDFVHELSGDKNVDMRLGDRMKLRTVDSELNTPGNFEGLPKVLPSSFENGHGFIEASNTIKINRPRKRKKTATDSIETALDEDAPGLLQVLVEKGVSIDEIKLYGETDSDEPIDESFTENGFADLESVISKIFHQRDSLLKFAPFRCTKGSKPSYCLPCLFSLVEQTRYLRFRNWPAEWGWCRDLQSFIFVFEKHNRIVLERPEYGYATYFFELVDSVSINWQIKRLVTSMKLTNCGRIMLIENKTLLVGEDISEGEAEVLMQYGWTPNSGLGTMLNYCDRVVHDRKNEEREISEWRSKIGKLLMAGYNGGSIISSTIPAKAVDDESPEIKVEL
- the LOC136202316 gene encoding uncharacterized protein isoform X3, with product MRYQLCGSSGFRMKAEDEAHDTDWSSELDNVPFVHRLKLLKTTKRTSLSANSEPASHLNVIDKEDKHCDSQGVSSIPSTVSPANKKMGQQTVQPQSYETNISLGVDSVDAYDKFHMDNVVVDNCLQNGTSHPELAMSEVCNGHDAKVNTKILPDQVICLGIDYFQRSVGCSIIGSVGDDVQALKLESSISNEFVEYLDHMVLKERLRMLLSRKISVTGNPIAEGKPLGLSSCGPLDNMSTSTSHTSDSTLLTLVKVKAEPLDNNTMHGLGMDAIKNFSFDKVHVKSEPDFVHELSGDKNVDMRLGDRMKLRTVDSELNTPGNFEGLPKVLPSSFENGHGFIEASNTIKINRPRKRKKTATDSIETALDEDAPGLLQVLVEKGVSIDEIKLYGETDSDEPIDESFTENGFADLESVISKIFHQRDSLLKFAPFRCTKGSKPSYCLPCLFSLVEQTRYLRFRNWPAEWGWCRDLQSFIFVFEKHNSAGTS